ACGATGACGCGGCGTGCACGATCGGTGAACCGTTCAAACATGTCGTTACCCCTGTCTTTTGTGCCTAACTTGTCATCCACTCTAACGCGCGGGAGTAGCAAACTATTTGCACTCTTCCATGTCCCGCGCCAATGCTGCGCTGTATGCGCAGGTCACGGGCATGTACGCCTTTAGCGAACATCGTCAATATTCCTCGATCGACGGGAAGCCGCGACGCTTAGCCGCCGAACTTGTAACGTCGGCCACATGCGCTTCCTCAACGACACCGCCCCGCCCCATGAGCTGACCTACTCCGACGTGTTCATGGTGCCGTCACACTCGGAGGTGCGTTCCCGCTTCTCGGTGGACCTGTCCACCGACGACGGCTCCGGGACCACGATCCCCCTCGTCGTCGCCAACATGACGGCGGTGTCCGGACGGCGGATGTCGGAGACGATCGCCCGGCGCGGTGGCATGGCGATCCTCCCGCAGGATGTGCCCGCCGACATCGCCGCGGAGACGATCGCGCGGGTCAAGGGGGCACATCTGGTCTACGAGACGCCGATCATCGTCAAACCGCACCACACTGTCGGCTACGCCCGGAACCTGCTCCACAAGCGTGCCCACGGAGCGGCCGTGGTCGTTGACGGCGAGCGCCCCATCGGTCTGATCACCGCCAAAGATCTCTTCGACTCGGACAACTTCACCCAGGTCCACACGCTGATGGCCACCTCGCTGATGACCCTGCCCGACGGCATCTCCCCCCGGGACGGCTTCGATGCGCTGGTGGCCGCCAGCCGCAAGCTCGCACCGGTGGTGGATTCCGAGAATCGCCTCGTCGGACTGTTCACCCGCTCCGCCGCGCTACGTTCCTCCGTCTACCGGCCCGCCGTCGACGGGTCGGGCCGGTTGCGGGTCGGCGCGGCGATCGGCATCAACTCAGACATTGAGGCGGACGTCGAGAAGCTCATCGACGCCGGTGCCGACATCCTCGTCGTCGACACCGCGCACGGCCATCAGCAGTCCATGCTGGACGCCCTCCGGCGGGTCCGCGCGTTCGGAGTGGAGGTGCCGGTGGTGGCCGGAAACGTGGTGACCGCGGAGGGCGTGCGTGATCTGGTGGCGGCGGGGGCGGACATCGTCAAGATCGGCGTCGGGCCGGGCGCGATGTGCACCACCCGCATGCAGACCGGCGTGGGCCGACCGCAGTTCTCGGCCGTTCTGGAATGCGCCGCGGCTGCCCGGGAGCTCGGCGCCCATGTGTGGGCCGACGGCGGCGTGCGCGATCCGCGCGACGTCGCCCTGGCGCTGGCGGCCGGCGCGTCGAACGTGATGATCGGATCCTGGTTCGCCGGCACCTTCGAATCCCCCGGGGACCTGCACATCGACAGTGACGAAAGAATGTACAAGGAGTCCTTCGGCATGGCGTCCCGACGCGCCGTCGAACGCCGCAACACCGGCGTCGCGGCCTTCGAGCTGGCACGTCGGGCGATGTTCGAGGAGGGTATCTCCACGGCGCGGATCTACCTCGACCCGCGCGACGGTGGCGTCGAGCACCTGGTGGACCGCATCACGTCCGGTGTGCGTTCCGCGTTCACCTATGCGGGAGCGGCTGATCTGGTGTCATTCCGGGACCGCGCGGTCGTCGGCGTGCAGTCGGACGCCGGCTTCGTGGAGGGCAAGCCGCGGGGCTAGCGTCAGCTTCAGGCGGCCTGCCCCTCCTCCTGCTGCTCCTCCGCCACCTTGGTGACGAAGGGGCTGGCCACCAGGACGAGGATCGCCATGACGCCGGCCACCACGAAGGCGGTGTGCGCACCGTCGGCGGTGGCCTGCGACAGGCCGACGCCCCGGTCGCGGGACGCCTGGGTCCCGAAGGACAGCGCCGCGATGAGCACCGCGGTGCCCGTCGCCCCCGCCAGCTGCTGCAGGGTGTTGAGGATCGCGGAGCCGTGACCGTACAGGCGGGAGGGCAGGGAACCCAGCGCGGTGGTCATCAGCGGGGTCATCATCAGTGCCAGCCCCAGGGAGAAGACGATGTGCATGGTGACGACCTCAGCGACGGTGGAGTGGATGCCCAGGCGGGTCATCGCCCAGACCCCGCCGGTGAGCAGCAGGGCGCCCGGAATGAGCAGGGGGCGGGGGCCGACGGAGTCGTAGAGCCGACCGATGAAAGGAGCCAGCAGTCCGGAAGCCAGACCACCTGGCATGAGCATCAGGCCCGTGACCAGAGCGGAGATCCCGAGGCCGGTCTGCAGATAGATCGGCAGGACCATGATCACGCCGAGGAGGGTGCCCATCACCAGCAGCGCGACGACGACGGAAACCGTGTAGTTACGGATGGTGAACGGGCGTAGATCGAGAAGCGGGATCTCGAGCCTGAGCTGACGCCACACGAAGGCGACGAGCGCCAGGACGCCGATGACCGCCACCACGAGCGCCATCTGCAGGTTCGTACCCAGCGTGCTCAGCGCGTAGACCAGACCGCCGAACGCCAACGCCGCGAGCACCACGGACGGCGGGTCGAAGGGCGCGCGGTTGGTGTCACCGATGTTGCGGATGAAGAACCCGCCCAGGAGCAGCGCAATGACGATGAGCGGGACCACCAGCCAGAACAGCCAGTGCCACGTGAAACGGTTGAGGATGAAGCCGGAGACCGTCGGACCGAGCGCCGGGGCGACCGACATGACGATCGAGATGATGCCCATGATCGAACCCCGCCGGTTCGCGGGAACGACAGTGAGCGCCACCGTCATGAGCAGCGGCATGATCAGGGCCGTGCCGACCGCCTGGACGATGCGGCCGGCCAGCAGAATCCCGAAGGTCGGTGCGGCGGCTGCGACGAGCGTGCCCACCAGGAAGCTGGTCACCGCCGCGAGAAAGACCTGCTTGGTGGAGAATCTCTGCAACACCCAGCCGGTCATGGGAATGACCACCGCCATGGTCAGCATGAAGCCGGTGGTGAGCCACTGGGCGGTGGTTGCCGGAATGTCGAAGTCCGCCATGATCGACGGCAGCGCCACCGACAGGATCGTCTCGTTGAGGAACATCACCAGCGCCGAACCGACCAGCACGGTGAGAATGACCTTCACCTCGGCCGACAGACCGGGTGCGGTGTTTTTCGTGGAACTCAAGCTGAAACCTTCCGGAGGGCCCTGAACAAAGATGTTCACTGTAGCGCTCCGGGTAGGACGACGCCATCTGGCCTGAACCCGGGGCCGAATTACACGAAGATGACGGCGACCGGGACCATGCCGGCACCTCCGTGACCGTGGAGGCTCATCGGCGGGGATACGGGCGGAGACCATCCAGATGGATGTCCCGGAGGGGCAGGTGAAGTGTGCCACCACTTCCGAAGGTGTGGGTGCGGCTACGCAGAACGGCGGAGATGGGCCGGAGGTTCCTCGAGAAGCGTGAGACGCAGGAGGCGGAGGAAATCACATTCCTCGCCGTCGACGGCGTTCAGGTGGCTCGGGGCAATACGGAGGACCCTGTAACCGCGGTTGGTGAAGAATTTCTCGCGGTCCCGCTCGGCCCTGATCGTGGCCCGGAGATCTTCGGGGCTGTGAGACCGGTACTTCACGAGTCCATCAACCTCCACCACGATCCAACCGTTGATGAGGAAGTCAACGACGTAGAAGCGCTTTCCCTCCTCGCGGTCAAACCTCACCTGTATTTCAACGGTTTCCACTCCGGGTAGATCAGCCTCCTCGAGGATCAGCCGTGCCCGGGTCTCCTGTGCGCTGCCTGAATTCTGAACGGAAAGCTCAACCGCCTCCCGGAGCACCCCGATTCCGCGTCGGCGGCGCAGTGCGACAATTTCCTTAAGCAGCGAACCCCGGGTGATTCTGCTCCATCGCGCACGAGCTGAGTCGATGGCGACAACCGTCGCATGCAGATTCTCATGGCACGCGATATCAAGGAAAGTGCTGATCAGGCCGGTAACGCGGATGCCGTGACATTCCCGGACGTCCCTGGTCGGCAGGTGCCCGTAGCGGTAGGTGACCCCGTCAGGCCATAGTTTCGGCGACTTCGGGGTGCCTCCGTCCGGGAGGTAACACGGCACCGTACTTTCGACGCCCAGTGTCTGGAGTCCCCACAGTCGCGCAGCGGCCTGTCCCCCGATCACCGCCTTGTCCATGGTCATCCCCACCGCGAACGCCCTCGCCGTCGCACGTTCCCAGGGTGGCAGCCTGTCGTAGACACCCCTGTTGACCACGACCTCCGCCGTCAACCGGCGCAGAGTCCCGTCCGTCAGCTGCTCCAGGACGTCTCGGTCTGAAATCTTCAGTCTCGTGAGATTGATCAACCCGTAGATTTCCCCCCAGTTCTCCATGCGTCCCACTATCGACGATGCCCTCCTGCCGAGCAACGGTCATCCGACATGGAATGCCTGTGACTGTGGATAACCGGGGATTGTCCACAGTTCGGCCTCGGCCGGGTTGCAGGGTCAGGTGAAGCGTGGTCCGGGGAGACACGCCGACTTCGCTACGACGACTTCGCGCCAATAAACCCGGACATCACAGTGATGGCTGGTGGCGTGATGTCAGGTTTGACGCACGGTGAGGGTGACGCCGGGACCTGGCCGGATCCCGACTCCGCCTGAATTACTTCTGTTCCGGCTTGACCAGCGGGAAGAGGACGGTTTCGCGGATACCCAGGCCGGTCAGCGCCATGAGCAGGCGATCGACGCCCATGCCGCAACCGGCGGTCGGGGGCATGCCCTGTTCCATGGCGGCGAGGAATTCCTCGTCGAGGATCATGGCCTCCTCGTCGCCCCCGGCGGCGAGGCGGGCCTGGTCGGCGAAGCGTTCGCGCTGGATGACCGGGTCGACGAGCTCGGAGTAGCCGGTGGCCAGTTCGAAGCCGCGGACGTAGAGGTCCCACTTCTCGGTCAGACCCGGCTTGGAACGGTGCTGGCGGGTGAGCGGGGAGGTCTCGACGGGGAAGTCCTTGACGAAGATCGGGCCCTGCAACCGGTCCTCGCAGAGCAGCTCCCAGATCTCCTCGACGAGCTTGCCGTGGCCCCAGCCGCCGTCGCTGGGGACTCCGAGGCCGACGACGTCGGCGATCGCCTTGAGCTCGGCGACGGTGGAGTCGACGGTGACCTCGGGCTGGCCGGGGAACCTCTTCTGCAGTTCCTCGTTGAGCGAGGGGTACATCTCGATGACGGGCCACTCGCCGCCGAGGTCGAACTCGGTGCCGTCTGCCCAGGTCACGGTGGTGGAGCCGAAGACCTCGAGAGCGATGGCCTGCACGAGGCCGCGGATCATGTCGGCGCCGTCGGTGTAGTCACCCCAGGCCTGGTAGGTCTCCAGCATGGCGAACTCGGGGCTGTGGGTGGAGTCGCTGCCCTCGTTGCGGAAGTTGCGGTTGACCTCGAAGACACGCTCCAGGCCGCCCACGACGGCGCGCTTGAGGAAGAGCTCCGGCGCGATGCGCAGGTAGAGGTCAAGATCAAAGGCGTTGGAGTGGGTGATGAAGGGTCGTGCGGCAGCGCCACCGTGGAGGGTCTGGAGCATCGGGGTCTCGATCTCGTAGAAGCCCTCGGACTCGAGGTGGTTGCGCAGTGCGCGCATGACCTTGATGCGGGTCAGCGCGGCATTGCGGGCCTGCTCACGCATGATCAGGTCGGTGTAACGATGACGGACGCGGGTGTCCTCGCTCAGGTCGGCGAAGGCGACGGGCAGCGGGCGCAGGGCCTTGGCCGCCATCTGCCAGGTGGTGGCCATGACGGAGAGCTCGCCGCGTCGAGAAGCAATGACCTTGCCGCGGACGGACACGAAGTCTCCGAGGTCGACGTCGGCCTTCCAGGAGTCGAGGGACTCCTGTCCGACCTCGGCCAGGGACAGCATGGCCTGCAGCTGGGTGCCGTCGCCGGCCTGCAGGGTGGCGAAGCAGAGCTTGCCGGTGTTGCGCATGAAGATCAGGCGGCCGACGACGGCAACCTCGACCTCAGTCTCATCGCCGGCGGCGAGGTAGGTGACGCCCTCGGCCCGCTCCGGCTCCTCCCCCTCGGCGACGACGACGAATTTCTCACGCAGCTCACTCAGGGAGATGGTGCGGTCGACGGTGACGGGGTAGGGCTCGACGCCGGAGTCGAGCAGGCGGGCACGCTTCTCGCGGCGGATGCGCAGCTGCTCGGGAAGATCGTTGCCGGTTTCGGCCTTATTTGCCTGGGAATTCTTCTGCTCGCTCACGGTCACCAAGGATAGTCCACGGGTCCCCCTGCTGCGGAAACGGGCCACCACGTCCATTCGGGTAGAAATCTGATATCACTTAGATTAATCTGATATCAGATACTCTCCCACCCCGGAAGGACTCCACCCCATGTCAACACCACACCCTGCCGCAGAAGTAGCCGACCGTCCCGTCGGACATGATGGCGCGAAGGTGACCATCACAGAGAAACCGGGCTGGACCGCTGGTGCGGGCGCTGCAGGCGCCCTCATCCTCACCCTCCTCATCCTCTTCCCGGGCGGCATCGGCCTGTTCATCTGGGGAGTGGAGCGTGACCGGGCCGCCGGAATCGCACTCGGCGTCGTGGCCGTCCTCATCTCCGTCATCCTCGCCCCGATGATCCGGGTCATCTCCCCCGGCCACACCCACGTGGTCCAGTTCTTCGGCCGCTACCTGGGCACCAACCGCCGCACGGGCCTGTCCCTGATCCCGCCGCTCGCCTACTCCACCAAGGTCAGCGTGCGGGTGCGCAACTTCGAGACCAACGAGATCAAGGTCAACGATCTCAACGGCAATCCCGTGATCATCGGCGCGATCATCGTCTGGCAGGTCGCCGACACAGCCAAGGCCACCTTCGCGGTGGAGAACGTCGAGGAGTTCATCCACTCCCAGTCCGAGTCCGCCCTACGCCACGTCGCCACCTCCCACCCCTACGACGGCGGCACCGCCCAGCTGCCCTCACTGTCCGGCTCCACGGACCTGGTCTCCCGGGAGCTTGCCGACGAGGTCGCCGCCCGGGTCAAGGTCGCCGGCCTGGAGATCATCGAGGCCCGCATCTCCGCCCTGTCCTACGCCCCGGAAATCGCCCAGTCGATGCTCCAGCGACAGCAGGCCGCCGCAATTGTCGACGCCCGCGAGACCATCGTCGAGGGCGCCGTCACCATGGTCGAGTCCGCCCTGGCCCAGCTCGAAGCCAAGCAGATCGTGGACCTTGACCCCGAGCGTCGCGCGGCCATGGTGTCCAATCTCCTGGTCGTACTGTGCTCCGACTCAAACCCCCAGCCGATGATCAACACCGGCAGCCTGTACACCTAGAACCATGGCACGCAAGAATCTCGCCCTGCGCATCGATCCGGCCGTCCACGAGGCCATCGCACGCTGGGCAGACGACGAAACACGCAGCGTGAACGCTCAGATTGAGGTCATGCTGCGCGATTCCCTGCGTAAGGCAGGCCGCCTGCCCCGCGATGTCGGCGAGCTCCCCCGGCGCGGGAGGCCACCGAAAGTCGAAGGCTAGTCGGGCGCCGCGAGCGGAGGCATGGGGCAGGTGGGACACTGGCCCCATGGACTCTTCCACCTTCGACGTCATCGCCACCGCCGTCGCCGGCTCACTGCTCGTCGTCGGCGTCCTGGGCACGGTCATCCCCGTCCTCCCCGGTTCCATCCTGACAATCATCGTCCTGGTCACGTGGGCATGGCTGATCGGCACCACCGTGTCATGGACGGCAGGGCTCATCGGCGTGGCCCTGGCCCTGATCGGGATGAGCGCCTCCCTCGTCCTGACGGGACGCCAGATGCGCGCGCATCGCATCCCCAACGGTCCGGTACTGGTCGGTGTCGTGGTGGGCATCGCGGGAATGTTCATCATTCCGGTGATCGGCCTCTTCCTGGGCTTCGCCCTCGGCCTGCTGCTCGCAGAGTTCACCCGCCGACGCGATCTCGCCGCCGCCTGGCGCTCGTCGCTGGCCGCCATGAAAGCCATGGGCCTGGGGATGCTGCTCGAGTTCGCCTGCGCGTCGCTGGCCGCGTTCGCATTCGTCGTCGGAGCCCTCATCCACTTCTTCGGATGAGGGCGTGACGTCCTAGCCCAGCAGCCAGTCGTTCGGGGAGAAGAGCTCGAAGCGGACGGACTTCGGAGCCTTGTCGTCCGGCAGCTTCGCCAGGTCGTCGCGGACGGCCTGGAGGAAGGCGTTGCCGCCGCAGAGGTAGACGTCCGCGCCGCTGAGGTCGTGCTTCGCGACGTCGACAAGCACTCCCTCGGTGCGGTAGCAGGCCTCGGCCTGCACGTTCGGCAGCTTCTCCAGGAGCGTGGTGGTGTGTGCGCGCTGGGCGTGGAGCGCCTCGGAGTCGTCGGCGTGCAGGTACAGCGTCGGGCGCTCGGAACCGGTGCGTGCCAGGTAGCTGAGCATGCCCACCATCGGGGTGGAGCCGATGCCGGAGGAGACCAGGACCAGGGGATCGTGACCCTCGCCGCTGTCCAGGACCAGGTCACCGGCGGCCAGGGTTGCCTGGATGGTGTCGCCGACGTTGACCTTCTCGCGGAGGTGGGTCGAGACCTCGCCCTCGGTCTCCACGGCGATGGTGTAGCTGCCCGGCCGCTGCGCGATGATGGAGTACTGGCGGAGCTGGCGCGCGCCGTCCTCGAGTACGACGCCGAT
This sequence is a window from Corynebacterium comes. Protein-coding genes within it:
- a CDS encoding MDR family MFS transporter; the encoded protein is MSSTKNTAPGLSAEVKVILTVLVGSALVMFLNETILSVALPSIMADFDIPATTAQWLTTGFMLTMAVVIPMTGWVLQRFSTKQVFLAAVTSFLVGTLVAAAAPTFGILLAGRIVQAVGTALIMPLLMTVALTVVPANRRGSIMGIISIVMSVAPALGPTVSGFILNRFTWHWLFWLVVPLIVIALLLGGFFIRNIGDTNRAPFDPPSVVLAALAFGGLVYALSTLGTNLQMALVVAVIGVLALVAFVWRQLRLEIPLLDLRPFTIRNYTVSVVVALLVMGTLLGVIMVLPIYLQTGLGISALVTGLMLMPGGLASGLLAPFIGRLYDSVGPRPLLIPGALLLTGGVWAMTRLGIHSTVAEVVTMHIVFSLGLALMMTPLMTTALGSLPSRLYGHGSAILNTLQQLAGATGTAVLIAALSFGTQASRDRGVGLSQATADGAHTAFVVAGVMAILVLVASPFVTKVAEEQQEEGQAA
- a CDS encoding Arc family DNA-binding protein — its product is MARKNLALRIDPAVHEAIARWADDETRSVNAQIEVMLRDSLRKAGRLPRDVGELPRRGRPPKVEG
- a CDS encoding DUF456 domain-containing protein; this encodes MDSSTFDVIATAVAGSLLVVGVLGTVIPVLPGSILTIIVLVTWAWLIGTTVSWTAGLIGVALALIGMSASLVLTGRQMRAHRIPNGPVLVGVVVGIAGMFIIPVIGLFLGFALGLLLAEFTRRRDLAAAWRSSLAAMKAMGLGMLLEFACASLAAFAFVVGALIHFFG
- a CDS encoding GuaB1 family IMP dehydrogenase-related protein; this encodes MRFLNDTAPPHELTYSDVFMVPSHSEVRSRFSVDLSTDDGSGTTIPLVVANMTAVSGRRMSETIARRGGMAILPQDVPADIAAETIARVKGAHLVYETPIIVKPHHTVGYARNLLHKRAHGAAVVVDGERPIGLITAKDLFDSDNFTQVHTLMATSLMTLPDGISPRDGFDALVAASRKLAPVVDSENRLVGLFTRSAALRSSVYRPAVDGSGRLRVGAAIGINSDIEADVEKLIDAGADILVVDTAHGHQQSMLDALRRVRAFGVEVPVVAGNVVTAEGVRDLVAAGADIVKIGVGPGAMCTTRMQTGVGRPQFSAVLECAAAARELGAHVWADGGVRDPRDVALALAAGASNVMIGSWFAGTFESPGDLHIDSDERMYKESFGMASRRAVERRNTGVAAFELARRAMFEEGISTARIYLDPRDGGVEHLVDRITSGVRSAFTYAGAADLVSFRDRAVVGVQSDAGFVEGKPRG
- a CDS encoding PDDEXK family nuclease produces the protein MENWGEIYGLINLTRLKISDRDVLEQLTDGTLRRLTAEVVVNRGVYDRLPPWERATARAFAVGMTMDKAVIGGQAAARLWGLQTLGVESTVPCYLPDGGTPKSPKLWPDGVTYRYGHLPTRDVRECHGIRVTGLISTFLDIACHENLHATVVAIDSARARWSRITRGSLLKEIVALRRRRGIGVLREAVELSVQNSGSAQETRARLILEEADLPGVETVEIQVRFDREEGKRFYVVDFLINGWIVVEVDGLVKYRSHSPEDLRATIRAERDREKFFTNRGYRVLRIAPSHLNAVDGEECDFLRLLRLTLLEEPPAHLRRSA
- a CDS encoding SPFH domain-containing protein, which codes for MSTPHPAAEVADRPVGHDGAKVTITEKPGWTAGAGAAGALILTLLILFPGGIGLFIWGVERDRAAGIALGVVAVLISVILAPMIRVISPGHTHVVQFFGRYLGTNRRTGLSLIPPLAYSTKVSVRVRNFETNEIKVNDLNGNPVIIGAIIVWQVADTAKATFAVENVEEFIHSQSESALRHVATSHPYDGGTAQLPSLSGSTDLVSRELADEVAARVKVAGLEIIEARISALSYAPEIAQSMLQRQQAAAIVDARETIVEGAVTMVESALAQLEAKQIVDLDPERRAAMVSNLLVVLCSDSNPQPMINTGSLYT
- the lysS gene encoding lysine--tRNA ligase, with the translated sequence MSEQKNSQANKAETGNDLPEQLRIRREKRARLLDSGVEPYPVTVDRTISLSELREKFVVVAEGEEPERAEGVTYLAAGDETEVEVAVVGRLIFMRNTGKLCFATLQAGDGTQLQAMLSLAEVGQESLDSWKADVDLGDFVSVRGKVIASRRGELSVMATTWQMAAKALRPLPVAFADLSEDTRVRHRYTDLIMREQARNAALTRIKVMRALRNHLESEGFYEIETPMLQTLHGGAAARPFITHSNAFDLDLYLRIAPELFLKRAVVGGLERVFEVNRNFRNEGSDSTHSPEFAMLETYQAWGDYTDGADMIRGLVQAIALEVFGSTTVTWADGTEFDLGGEWPVIEMYPSLNEELQKRFPGQPEVTVDSTVAELKAIADVVGLGVPSDGGWGHGKLVEEIWELLCEDRLQGPIFVKDFPVETSPLTRQHRSKPGLTEKWDLYVRGFELATGYSELVDPVIQRERFADQARLAAGGDEEAMILDEEFLAAMEQGMPPTAGCGMGVDRLLMALTGLGIRETVLFPLVKPEQK